The genomic stretch AGGAGGCGTCGTCGCTCTGGGGGGCCGGGGCGCCGTGCGGCGCGTGCAAGTTCCTGCGGCGGCGATGCGTGCCGGGGTGCGTCTTCGCGCCGCACTTTGGCGGCAGCGGCGGGGGCGGGGCCGGCGCGGCGCAGTTCGCGGCCGTGCACAAGGTGTTCGGCGCCAGCAATGTGGCGAAGATGCTGTCGCGGGTGCCCGTGGCGCTGCGCCGGGACGCGGCCAGCACCGTCTGCTACGAGGCGCAGGCGCGCATCGCCGATCCCGTCTACGGCTGCGTCGGCACCATCCTTGCGCTCCAGCACCAGGTTAATTAATGTTACCACGATAACGATAGTACCATACCACGCGATGTTGGCACACCCACAACGCCGCCGCCGTTGTGCTTTGTGCATACCATAGGTCTTCTCCACTTGCTCGGTTAATTTGCTTCCCGTGCTCAACAACTCACACCTGATCGCTGGTTACGATTAGTTTCATGGTGGTATTTTCAGAGGAAAGTTTCATGGTTAATTAGGACAAGACGACGTTGTATAGCCCTATATTTTAAACAGGTAGCATAATAATTCGTATGTATCTGTGTATAACAGGTAGCACTCGTCCAAGCCGAGCTCTCCATTGCGCAAACCGAGCTACTCAACCACAGGCTGGCCTTGGCAACGGTGCATCCGGCGTACACCGTTGCGTCGCCCACGAGCCAAATGGTGAACTGTAGCTCTCTCTCACAGGCCGTGGATTTCATAGACACTGAGCCAAAATGCTTCCCGCCGCCTCTCCTACCATTACCATCGCAGCAACAGCGGGAACAAGAACGGGAGAGGGGCAGTCCAACGGATGTTTTCGCGCACAACACCCCCGGGAAATAGAAATTCTTGCAACTGTATCATGTtgtttttcatgtatatttaaattTTTGTTGATTTATGAATAGTTCTTAAGAACACTAGTACAGCCGGCGACTATAGTGGCGGTTCCAGAGGGGTTTACATTGGCGGCATCCAATACCGCCAGTGCCATTCGACAGTACAAATCAGCAAAATGTACAATCGGCTTCTTACCAACCGATTGTAGTAACATTTTACAGAGTCGGTTCAGTATAcgagccgcctgtagaaataggtTTACATAGGCGCCTCATGCTCATGTAGAACACCGCCAGAAGAAATAAGTTTACATAGGCAGATTTTTATAAGAACCGATTGAATAAAAAAGCTTACACTGGCGTTTCTTGACAAAAACCGCCTCTGGCGTTTCTTTACACAAACACCACACAGTGCCCAATATTAGACAATTATAATCATAAATATAACAAAGGCAAAATATAAGTATAATTCAAAGACTCACAGGCAAATGTATATAATTCATAGACTCACAGGTAGATTGTTTCTTCATCTACAAACAGTAGTGGAAACTACAAAAATAACTAAAAATACACCATATAAGTACCACGtgtgaacaacaaaagtttCCACTCATTGTTTTGCTTGGTACTACGAATCCTCATGTTCTATGAGATCTTGGTACTCTGGATTCGCTAAGTTATCATGGGTATCAAAATACTTTCCATCCTTGTGAAGCACTTCTTTCATGATGAACCTACACATTTCATCGCAAATTTTTATGAGCTCTTCTAACGAAAGATGATTACCCATTGAATCATTACACTTGTATACCTGCAAAAATTATTAAGCCACTGTACATATTACAAACTAACAAATATATGGAGGCAGCATCAGTAATGACATTCACATGTGACTTCCACTTACTTTCTTGCCAGTGTACCGACCGTCGTGTCTAAGAAACTCGCATACATAGTACCCACAGTGCATCGATCCCGGTGATTGCTTGTGACACTGTAAGAACTGAAAAATATTAACAAGTGCATGTTTCGAGTGATAAATTTGAACTACAGGCAACAGGGACAAGATCAACCAACAAAACAGTATTAATCTTTATCCTGGCCCAATTTCCATCTTTATTGAGCCAATATTCGAGACTTCAGCAATACGCCAATTGCGACAAACTGTAATTGCTACTGATCATATTCAAGATCTTCATCCACCTTGTCCAAAATTTTACAATGAGCAAAGGTATAGTACTGCTTTGCTTATGAACTTTTTCCCAGGACTATGAGACGGATACTACAGATTAATTAAAAGCTTCTAAAAGGGAAGGCACAGGAAAAACTAAGGACCTGATTGGTTTACAGCCAAATTTTGCCCAACCAGAACCAGGGCACCTCCAAAATTGCGCGCTAATTTGGTTTGAATTGCGACAAACTGTAATTGCTACTGATCATATTCAAGATCTTCATCCACCTTGTACAAAATTTTACAGTGAGCAAAGGTGATCTGATGTTGGAAGAAATTGGGAACTTGAAGGCATTCAAGAAGCCTATTGCACGTGCTAGGCGTGTCACCACATTCATTTATAAGCATAGGAGGCTTCTTAGTGCATTGAGGGCTCAAACAGGTTTGTTAGGACAGCGAAGACTCGATTTGCCACATCATTTCTCACACTGAGGAGTTTGTACCAGAACAAATATGCCTTGAAGAGCTTGTTTCTTAGTAAAGAATGGATGGCATACCTTGTGTAAAACTGCAGCAGGTCAGCAAGTGCAAGACATTGTGTTATCTATTGAGTTTTGGAACTGAGTACTAGATTGCCTAGCTAAGAGCTTCAGCCCCACTCTTAATTGTTTTCAAAAACTATGGTGTTATTTGTAATGCTTATGCATGCACTAAAACTTGCTAATTTGTTATCTTGATCCTTGGTCCTTATCTCCTGTGTATTGTTTCCAATTTAGTTCTCAGCAACAACTAATAACTTTTTTGCTTACTGAATTATGTAATTTTCTATGCAGTTTCCTTAAAGAGGATGGATGCTTCATGGTAGAAGAGCCTTTGGAAAGGAAAAGAAACCTGGGCTCAAGAATTGGCAACAAACAAGGTATGTATGTGCTCGCCGCAGCGCCTTACAATGTTTATATGGCATCGCCTGGCGTCCGCCACAAACGCCTAGGCGTTAATTGTGGGGCGGCGCCTCAAAAACATGGACTGATGAAAGCACTGAGTTCATGCTTCAATGGTGTGTTGATTACCTAAAGGAGAACTTCTAGGTGCATGGAAGCAACAACACCACCATATGTGTGCCCAAGCTCTAAATGCTAGATTTCGAATTGGAAGATACCACACACCAAGTTGATCGCCATTTCAGGCAAATCGAGAAGTGGAATTGGATAAAACTAGTTCTGGACAACAGTGGCTATGGCTTTGCAGCATCATGCAATGCAAGTATTAGTGAAGCAATCGATCTATGCTCCATTAAAAACACACTGATTTATATGCAGCCAGATACTCAAAAGCTCTCAAAGTGATTAAGGAATTCAGAGTTTCAGACCTGACCAAAGATCTCCACTAGCCGCCATTTCAGGCAAATCGAGAAGTGGAATTGGATAAAACTAGTTCTGGACAACAGTGGCTATGGCTTTGATGCAGCATCATGCAATGCAAGTATCAGTGAAGCAATCATTTATATGCCCCATTTAAAACACAATGATTAATATGCAGCCAGATACTCAAAGCTCTCAAAATGATTAAGGAATTCAGAGTTTCAGACCAGACCAAagatctccactagcagcactACGTCAGTGAAGCAATTTGCACATTTTCTACCTGAAATGCCTCATATGTCTAAGGAATTTAATCCTAGCTTCAGCTCCTTAGTTctcacatgataaaataaaaatcgAGGTGAGCCAACTAATCTTATTATTTTATATTGTAACATTTTTTCATTTAGGCTGCAGGAGGTGCACATTTTTCGAAACACTGTTTTCCCTATCATACAGATCCAAAAGCAAAGGTATAATTTCCTCTACAGCATGGCTACTTCTTTCAAAAAAATCAGTCATGCCTCATCAACTATATATAGAAAAGAATCTATGTCCACAGAAAATCCATACTCAAACAAATAGACAAGACAAATATGAATGCTTATTTAAAATTACCTGATATCCATACCGCATGTGTAGCGGTTTATTTGTTTTTTGTGGATCATGCGGCCCACCATTCGACTTATATGACTTATAAGCCCTACAGATATTGAATGATTTCACCATGTCGTTACCATATCTCTTAGACAAGATACAAATGTTAAAAAGAATGCATGCATTCACGACTTACTCATTTAAAATATAGCTGATTTTTTCAAAGCTTTTCTCTGGGAAATCTGCAGAGTCAAGGACCAAAACCCGTGCAAAAGCAAAGGTATAATTTCCTCTACAGCATGGCTACTTCTTTCAAAAAAATCAGTCATGCCTCATCAACTATATATAGAAAAGAATCTATGTCCACAGAAAATCCATACTCAAACAAATAGACAAGACAAATATGAATGCTTATTTAAAATTACCTGATATCCATACCGCATGTGTAGCGGTTTATTTGTTTTTTGTGGATCATGCGGCCCACCATTCGACTTATATGACTTATAAGCCCT from Sorghum bicolor cultivar BTx623 chromosome 3, Sorghum_bicolor_NCBIv3, whole genome shotgun sequence encodes the following:
- the LOC8072131 gene encoding LOB domain-containing protein 20, whose translation is MSRATQSPSKRANAASVAAVAAAGPAHAQGEEASSLWGAGAPCGACKFLRRRCVPGCVFAPHFGGSGGGGAGAAQFAAVHKVFGASNVAKMLSRVPVALRRDAASTVCYEAQARIADPVYGCVGTILALQHQVALVQAELSIAQTELLNHRLALATVHPAYTVASPTSQMVNCSSLSQAVDFIDTEPKCFPPPLLPLPSQQQREQERERGSPTDVFAHNTPGK